Proteins encoded together in one Psilocybe cubensis strain MGC-MH-2018 chromosome 8, whole genome shotgun sequence window:
- a CDS encoding Ubiquitin-conjugating enzyme E2 2: MSTNCKKRLIRDFKRLSSDPPGGISGSPLPDNIMLWNAVIFGPGDTPFEDGTFKLLLTFDESYPNKPPTVKFLSRMFHPNVYANSELCLDILQNRWSPTYDVAAILTSIQSLLHDPNPNSPANAEAAQLYRENMKEYVRRVKVTVEESWLDPEEGGLGENEGEQAGEGGEPMEGQHAGGAASQRV, encoded by the exons ATGTCGACGAACTGCAAGAAACGGCTCATCCGGGACTTCAAGCGCCTCTCGTCCGACCCGCCAGGCGGGATCTCGGGCAGTCCGCTCCCCGACAATATTATGCTCTGGAACGCTGTCATCTTCGGGCCAG GCGACACCCCCTTCGAAGACGGCACATTCAAGCTCCTCCTCACATTCGACGAGTCCTACCCCAACAAACCGCCCACCGTCAAATTCCTCTCGCGGATGTTCCACCCCAACGTCTACGCGAACAGCGAGCTCTGCCTCGACATCCTGCAAAACCGGTGGTCGCCCACATACGACGTCGCGGCGATATTGACGAGTATACAGAGCTTGCTGCATGATCCGAACCCGAATAGCCCGGCGAATGCGGAGGCGGCGCAGTTGTATAGGGAAAATATGAAGGAGTATGTGAGGAGGGTCAAGGTGACGGTTGAGGAGAGTTGGTTGGAtccggaggagggggggttgggggagaatgagggagagcaggcgggggagggaggggagccgATGGAGGGACAGCACGCGGGCGGAGCTGCGTCTCAGCGTGTTTGA